DNA sequence from the Juglans microcarpa x Juglans regia isolate MS1-56 chromosome 5S, Jm3101_v1.0, whole genome shotgun sequence genome:
CATCCTCCAATACTAAATCAATTAGGCGGGAGATCTAGTCGACGGAACTTGGCGATCGATGATGttgttaatattgttataatcaGTACTTTGGTTTAATTGATTTGAAAGGAAGAAGAcgagattaattaattaacggGGATTAATCAACCTTAAATTAACCCTATTGAGGATAGAGCGGCAGAAAATcgatgtataatattaatagataTGAGTCTTATCTCCTTAATTAGACTTGTGGTCTATAGAAACTTGAATCCTCGACCAAttatcaaacatatatatatatatacacacaccttATCGTACAGAATGTGTTTTACAAGTGAATTGGTCGATCTCAAATATGAATTGATCATGTTCTAATGTGGACTAGTAAGAAATTAATAACAATTTGGTATGAGATTTTGGTCTGTATCGATTGGATAAATCTCTAAGCTTTGAAATTGAAGTGGCCGGTGATCGATCAATGTATGCATTAGATTGGTtcacaatattataaaaaaaatacttatacgTTACTAGTTATATGCAatgaaaaatgactattttttattataaaaataagttcaatctcattgtaaatagtcatttccgTCACAAAAAAACTCttaacaaataatcatttcttttgtAGTGTCGCTTAAAAGATATATCCCTAAGTGCTGAGCTTCGATCGCAACAGGCTGTCCTCCAATTGATTGAAAccaattccatttttttcagagaaaaaaaaatatatatatatactacttgAATATAAAGCTAATTACGATAATTATAAAtgtattgaaaattaaataattaaaatactatatatatatatatatagaatattgtgaggaaaaaaatcacaattatctaaatatataatgatCTTATAACTCGTCTTTTCAAATAATCTTTTTACAATAGCACTAACGCATGCCCTCGTGAAAAGACAGGGCACTAAGTGAAAATTGTGACCTAATATAGCTAGATACCAAATGAATCAATCACGTTTTTTTTAACACTCTTGATCGATTTAACCCCAATAATAGTGTTAAACAACAATGTCAAGGTCAACATACAGATCATCATCAGTTGATCCCATTCTCCTCAAAGTTGTCAATCCGTTCGTCTTGGGTTGGATTAATTGTATCGGGTCATTCGTTTGGATTATTAATTGTATCGGGTtattctactattaaaaagttatatattatttgataaTCATACGTGTAAATCACTTTTAAATATGTTGTATTtgtatgaaaacaaattaaaaaaatattttctaaagtagaaataatgattatttaattttttaaagattatgaccacattcttaaaaatttaaaaattataattatctgaAAGTTGTATAGATATTTTCGTCTATTGACAATCTTTTTAAGATCAGAACTATATTTTGAATTATATAGAATAGTAAGTTTGAAGAAAAGTACATTTGAGAAAAGTAATGTTTTGCTtataatttgagatttaaaagtattttaatataaaacatgagtacccaaacaacctaatttttttttattattattaaagagtttttaagtctatttaagcactttttaagaCTCCTAATACAACCCCAATTAACAAGTCCCGAGTTTGAGTTTTTCAATCCACGACttaatttttcagtactaaagaaaatataaatggcAGTCACTTAtcttatttgaataattttggTCAATTTAAGAACCCACAGATTGATGATCATTTAGTTAATTATTAATCGAGTCAAATTATTCGGTTCGACGATTCATGAGTGgttcaaattaaattatcaaCTCTAGTACTGATCATGCTCTTCATCGTATAACCCCTTCATGATCAGTACCATCGACCGTCGCAATTAATCAATGCAATACAAAACCTTAGATCGCTTAAGAAATTactaatgataattaaaaaaccAAGATCATCAAAACTTTATATATCCATGTTCAAaactcaacaaaataataataattaataataattatatatacacaacataACTAGCTAGGATTAATTGTAGAAATTCTAAAAGATCGATCATCTCTCCATTGATCTTCAATACGCACGTAATTAAACTACTCAatgtcaattatatatatatatatatatgtagagagagagagagagagagatcagagatgtagatgatgtattaattgATTGGCTAATGATCATGATGGTAAGGTGATGTTGCCTGGTGGTGGTTGCGATGCTTTCGCTTCTGGAGAAACCGCTGCAGTGACCTCTTCATAGAAAGACCAGCAGTGGGGCTATATAGCGGAGATTGCAGGCAGCTTGGTGAAGTGGGGCTCGACCCAGTTGGAGTTGTTCTCATTCTTTCCTCTATTTCTTTATTGGCAAACAATAGAATAGCTCTAGCCTGCGTCATTAATATCATACAACATtaatacaataattatatataggaaTTAATTAAAATCTATGCGTTTAATTGAGGCAGTCATGTAGGCGATCATATTCAATTCTTGG
Encoded proteins:
- the LOC121267328 gene encoding protein TIFY 5A-like, producing MRRNCNLELRLFPYSSSLPSMDSDHGHPMMEENNGISPQQKHLEQQQQQQQPLTIFYNGKICVSDVTEFQARAILLFANKEIEERMRTTPTGSSPTSPSCLQSPLYSPTAGLSMKRSLQRFLQKRKHRNHHQATSPYHHDH